A window of Campylobacter cuniculorum DSM 23162 = LMG 24588 contains these coding sequences:
- a CDS encoding heat shock protein transcriptional repressor HspR, translating into MQQNYDEPLYLISVVAKVLSIHPQTLRQYEREGLIEPSRTDGKIRLYSQRDIDRIKLILRLTRDMGVNLAGVDVILKLKNQLQEFEILIDELRLELSKNKNKGESKAVVKHKNSFDLIFYEKH; encoded by the coding sequence ATGCAACAAAATTATGATGAACCCCTTTATTTAATCAGTGTCGTAGCCAAAGTGTTAAGTATCCATCCTCAAACCCTTAGACAATACGAAAGAGAAGGATTGATAGAACCAAGCAGAACCGATGGAAAAATCAGGCTTTATTCTCAAAGGGATATTGATCGCATTAAACTTATATTAAGACTCACTCGTGATATGGGCGTGAATTTAGCAGGAGTTGATGTGATTTTAAAGCTTAAAAATCAACTTCAAGAATTTGAAATTTTAATTGATGAACTTCGTTTAGAACTAAGCAAAAATAAAAACAAAGGAGAATCAAAGGCTGTTGTTAAGCATAAAAATAGTTTTGATTTGATTTTTTATGAGAAGCATTAA
- a CDS encoding DnaJ family protein yields MSNSLYETLGVSKNASADEIKKAYRRLARKYHPDINKEKNAEEKFKEINAAYEVLSDEKKRAQYDQYGDSIFGGQSFHDFTRGAGAGGINLDEIFSQFFGANASSKGFSSRGFGGFGGFDEEDLDLSANISIPFETGILGGEHTIYFNNESIKIKIPHGIKSGEKLRIRGKGKKSYGKTGDLIIKVKLEESEIYQRDEDDLIRTFDISLRTALFGGKINVVTPRKEVSVKIPPNSKNGQKIRLKGYGVQNRKSDIYGDLYLVLNIILPHTESLDSNLLKDLEEKLPKD; encoded by the coding sequence ATGAGTAATAGTCTATATGAAACCTTAGGTGTATCTAAAAATGCAAGTGCCGATGAGATTAAAAAAGCTTATCGTCGCTTAGCAAGAAAATATCACCCCGATATTAATAAAGAAAAAAATGCCGAAGAAAAATTCAAAGAAATTAACGCAGCTTATGAAGTTTTAAGCGATGAGAAAAAACGTGCTCAATATGATCAATACGGCGATAGCATTTTTGGCGGACAGAGTTTTCACGATTTTACGCGAGGTGCTGGAGCTGGAGGCATTAATTTGGATGAAATTTTCAGTCAATTTTTTGGAGCAAATGCAAGCAGTAAAGGATTTAGTTCTCGAGGATTTGGGGGATTTGGAGGTTTTGATGAAGAGGATTTGGATTTGAGTGCAAACATTAGCATTCCTTTTGAAACCGGAATTTTAGGGGGAGAGCATACGATTTATTTTAATAATGAATCGATTAAAATCAAAATTCCTCATGGCATTAAAAGTGGTGAAAAACTAAGGATTCGCGGTAAGGGTAAAAAATCTTATGGAAAAACAGGAGATTTAATCATTAAAGTCAAGCTTGAAGAAAGTGAAATTTATCAAAGAGATGAAGATGATTTGATTCGCACTTTTGATATTTCTTTAAGAACAGCCCTTTTTGGTGGTAAAATTAACGTTGTAACTCCTAGAAAAGAAGTGAGTGTAAAAATTCCTCCTAATTCGAAAAATGGACAAAAAATTCGTCTTAAAGGATACGGAGTGCAAAACCGCAAAAGCGATATTTATGGAGATTTATATTTAGTTTTAAATATTATTTTACCACATACTGAAAGTTTGGATTCAAATTTGCTTAAAGATTTAGAAGAAAAATTACCAAAGGATTAA
- the htrA gene encoding serine protease HtrA, giving the protein MKKHLMLLSLASVLFAANISFNEADSKIERVNPAAGNNIILSYHDSIKEAKKSVVNISTSKTITRANIPSPLDDFFNDPYFKQFFDFDAPQRRGFKDDKEVISSLGSGVIISKDGYIVTNNHVVDDADNISVNLPQSDTEYKAKLIGKDPKTDLAVIKIEANNLSAISFSNSDDLMEGDVVFALGNPFGVGFSVTSGIISALNKDNIGLNQYENFIQTDASINPGNSGGALVDTRGALVGINSAILSRGGGNNGIGFAIPSNMVKDVAKKLIEKGKIERGFLGVTIVALAGDTKKAYKNGEGALITDVQKGSSADEAGLKRGDLVIKVNDKIIKTPNDLKNYIGTLEPNQKINLSYERDGAIKEVSFILKSDKETKDTKEDIIEGLSLRTLDANLKNRLGLSNDTNGVFIENVKDKSKAQEAGFKKGDIIIGVGQNEIKNLEELDEALKKVNKKDFVKIWVYRGGFVTLIVLK; this is encoded by the coding sequence ATGAAAAAACATCTCATGCTTCTTAGTTTAGCGAGTGTTTTATTTGCGGCAAATATTAGTTTTAACGAGGCTGATTCTAAAATTGAACGCGTCAATCCAGCAGCAGGAAATAATATCATATTATCCTATCATGACTCAATTAAAGAAGCTAAAAAATCTGTTGTTAATATATCCACTTCAAAAACTATCACAAGAGCAAACATTCCAAGCCCTTTGGATGATTTTTTTAATGACCCTTATTTTAAGCAATTTTTTGATTTTGATGCTCCGCAAAGAAGAGGATTTAAAGATGATAAAGAGGTGATTAGTTCTTTGGGTTCTGGTGTCATCATTTCTAAAGATGGCTATATCGTAACAAATAACCATGTTGTCGATGATGCGGATAATATTTCTGTGAATTTACCTCAAAGTGATACAGAGTACAAAGCTAAGCTTATAGGAAAAGACCCTAAAACAGACTTAGCGGTGATTAAAATTGAAGCAAATAATCTTTCGGCAATAAGTTTTTCAAATTCAGATGATTTAATGGAAGGAGACGTGGTTTTTGCTTTAGGAAATCCTTTTGGAGTTGGTTTTAGTGTAACAAGTGGTATCATTTCAGCATTAAACAAAGATAATATAGGCTTAAATCAGTATGAAAATTTCATTCAAACCGATGCTTCAATCAATCCGGGAAATTCAGGTGGAGCACTCGTAGATACGCGTGGAGCCTTAGTAGGGATTAATTCAGCTATACTCTCACGCGGAGGAGGAAACAATGGCATAGGCTTTGCCATTCCTTCAAATATGGTCAAAGATGTCGCTAAGAAACTCATTGAAAAAGGCAAGATAGAAAGAGGATTTTTAGGGGTGACTATCGTAGCCTTAGCAGGAGATACGAAAAAGGCTTATAAAAATGGAGAAGGTGCTTTGATTACAGATGTTCAAAAAGGCTCATCAGCTGATGAAGCAGGGCTTAAAAGAGGGGATTTGGTGATAAAAGTCAATGATAAAATCATCAAAACTCCAAATGATCTTAAAAATTATATCGGCACACTCGAGCCTAATCAAAAAATCAATTTAAGCTATGAAAGGGATGGAGCCATCAAAGAAGTCAGCTTTATTCTAAAAAGTGATAAAGAAACCAAAGATACTAAAGAGGATATCATCGAGGGATTAAGTTTAAGGACCTTGGATGCGAATTTAAAAAATCGTCTGGGACTCTCAAATGATACAAATGGTGTTTTTATTGAAAATGTTAAAGATAAGAGTAAAGCACAAGAAGCGGGTTTTAAAAAAGGCGATATTATCATTGGTGTAGGGCAGAATGAAATTAAAAATTTAGAAGAATTAGACGAGGCACTCAAAAAAGTTAATAAAAAAGATTTTGTAAAAATTTGGGTTTATCGCGGTGGTTTTGTTACTTTGATTGTGTTAAAATGA
- a CDS encoding response regulator transcription factor, which yields MTNILMIEDDLELAEITKEYLEQFDMEVDIAHEPYIGLSKLALKEYQLIILDLSLPGLDGLEVCEEIRKKYDTPIIISSARHDISDKVNALELGADDYLPKPYNPKELQARIKSHLRRISNTKNAIAKSIKDLVYDQYKHIITMKGQELTLTNAEFDILSYLIKKEGGVVSREELVYNCSSISEDSSNKSIDVIISRVRQKMGDDPKTPKYIHSIRGIGYKLTQ from the coding sequence ATGACAAACATTCTTATGATAGAAGATGATTTAGAACTAGCAGAGATTACAAAAGAATATTTAGAACAATTTGACATGGAAGTGGATATAGCACATGAGCCATATATAGGGCTTTCAAAACTTGCTTTAAAAGAATATCAACTCATAATCCTTGATCTTTCTTTGCCGGGTCTGGATGGACTTGAAGTTTGTGAAGAAATTCGTAAAAAATACGACACTCCTATCATCATCTCAAGTGCAAGACACGATATTAGCGATAAAGTTAATGCCTTAGAGCTTGGAGCTGATGATTATTTACCAAAACCTTATAATCCTAAAGAACTTCAAGCAAGGATTAAAAGCCATCTAAGACGCATTTCAAACACTAAAAATGCGATTGCAAAAAGCATTAAAGATTTAGTTTATGACCAATATAAACATATCATCACAATGAAAGGACAAGAACTAACACTCACAAATGCTGAATTTGATATTTTAAGCTATCTTATCAAAAAGGAAGGGGGGGTGGTCAGTCGCGAAGAACTTGTATATAATTGCTCTTCAATCAGCGAGGATTCTAGCAATAAAAGCATTGATGTTATCATTTCTCGTGTGCGTCAAAAAATGGGAGATGACCCAAAAACACCAAAATACATACATTCTATACGAGGTATAGGGTATAAGCTTACTCAATGA
- a CDS encoding ArsS family sensor histidine kinase, with translation MNRASIFYTITFIFIFAGVSVILAFLWLIAYDQQNYSKELDAKYSLIGIARLSNLAHQIDDKAFQERTKNYNKLNQITQPKEIRRVLSGGEVIARAEINDGDIRNKNILQGVIELIYYKNYNYLNVIYEGKIHLYKDEDFQFYRYYIFKTIAAAVICILILLYIFILRKLKPLRNLKKQIDKFAQGKLDDIENVSTGVDEISQVSEAFYEATTQIKKLNQSRQFFLRNIMHELKTPITKGLLTLEMIEDNKYKERLNGVFTRLEILINEFAAIEQITSGAAFINRKKYNILDILDEAKEIAMSDDKNLKILIAESFFVNVDFKLFTTAIKNMIDNGLKHSKNHFLQIDISEDFICFKNLGDELNNSLEYYTQAFTQGSKQKDSFGLGLYIVDTILKAHGMKLDYMYDNGINLFYFRELKNIIIKD, from the coding sequence ATGAATAGGGCTTCGATTTTTTATACCATCACTTTTATTTTTATTTTTGCAGGAGTGAGTGTTATACTCGCTTTTTTATGGTTGATTGCTTATGATCAACAAAATTATTCTAAAGAACTTGATGCGAAATATTCTCTTATAGGTATTGCAAGACTTTCAAATTTAGCCCATCAAATCGATGATAAAGCCTTTCAAGAAAGAACAAAAAATTACAATAAACTCAATCAAATCACGCAACCAAAAGAAATTCGCAGGGTTTTATCCGGGGGTGAGGTTATAGCAAGGGCAGAAATTAACGATGGAGATATAAGAAATAAAAATATTCTTCAAGGTGTCATAGAGCTGATTTATTATAAAAATTATAATTATCTTAATGTGATTTATGAAGGCAAAATTCATCTTTATAAAGATGAAGATTTTCAATTTTATCGCTATTATATCTTTAAAACCATTGCAGCTGCGGTGATTTGTATTCTTATCTTGCTTTATATATTTATCTTAAGAAAGCTTAAACCTTTAAGAAATTTAAAAAAACAAATCGATAAATTTGCTCAAGGCAAACTCGATGATATTGAAAATGTCAGCACAGGCGTTGATGAAATTTCACAGGTTTCAGAAGCCTTTTACGAGGCTACAACGCAGATTAAAAAACTCAATCAATCGCGTCAATTCTTCTTACGCAATATCATGCACGAGCTTAAAACTCCCATTACAAAGGGACTTTTAACTCTTGAAATGATAGAAGATAATAAATATAAAGAACGTTTAAATGGAGTTTTTACGCGGCTTGAAATTCTTATCAATGAATTTGCAGCCATTGAACAAATCACTTCCGGAGCAGCCTTTATCAACCGCAAAAAATACAATATCTTAGATATTTTAGATGAAGCTAAAGAGATTGCAATGAGTGATGATAAAAATTTAAAGATACTCATCGCTGAAAGTTTTTTTGTGAATGTGGATTTTAAACTCTTTACCACGGCGATTAAAAATATGATAGATAATGGTTTAAAACATTCTAAAAACCATTTTTTACAAATTGATATCAGCGAAGACTTCATTTGTTTTAAAAATTTGGGTGATGAATTGAATAATTCTTTAGAATACTACACTCAAGCCTTCACTCAAGGTTCTAAACAAAAAGACAGCTTCGGTTTAGGGCTTTATATAGTGGATACCATCTTAAAAGCTCATGGCATGAAGCTTGATTATATGTATGATAATGGGATTAATTTATTTTATTTTAGGGAATTAAAAAATATTATCATCAAAGACTAA
- a CDS encoding Abi family protein, which produces MDKEQAKCFLSESNYFFKIKAFAKNYDKDRNDKYIRLDFAYLREMSIIDALLRNIILEFCLICEHLLKTQINTHCSNSKDQDGYKIVKDFLSEYDKRPSSLMLYEKKKESCNIYQRKLIEKYYVNQNGIWENYFALWNFIEILTFSEFTKFYQFYCKSSDLKEHNFVNQIGKLRNASAHNFCILNNLKSYKNFYFKPTKLLQTKIRALSVVRKDKKLTHLENPLIHDCICLLFLIKDLCPPKMLKKLKKKLFDFIKRAKKNKQYFIDNQYISSSFEFMIKLVLKII; this is translated from the coding sequence ATGGATAAAGAACAAGCAAAGTGTTTTTTAAGCGAAAGTAATTATTTTTTTAAAATTAAGGCTTTTGCTAAAAATTATGACAAAGATAGAAATGATAAGTATATACGATTAGATTTTGCATATTTAAGAGAAATGAGTATTATAGATGCCCTATTAAGAAATATTATATTAGAGTTTTGTTTGATTTGCGAACATTTACTCAAAACACAGATTAATACTCATTGTAGCAATAGTAAAGATCAAGATGGATATAAAATAGTTAAAGATTTTTTATCAGAATATGACAAACGTCCTTCTTCCCTTATGCTTTATGAAAAAAAGAAAGAAAGCTGCAATATCTATCAAAGAAAATTAATAGAAAAGTATTATGTAAATCAAAATGGGATATGGGAGAATTATTTTGCTTTGTGGAATTTTATTGAGATATTGACTTTTTCAGAATTTACCAAATTTTATCAATTTTATTGTAAAAGCTCTGACCTAAAAGAACATAATTTTGTTAATCAAATAGGAAAATTGAGAAATGCTTCAGCTCATAATTTTTGTATTTTAAATAATCTTAAATCTTACAAAAATTTTTATTTTAAACCAACAAAACTTTTACAAACTAAGATAAGAGCATTATCTGTTGTTAGAAAAGATAAGAAATTAACACATTTAGAAAATCCACTTATACACGATTGCATATGTTTATTGTTTCTTATCAAAGACTTATGTCCGCCAAAAATGCTAAAAAAGTTAAAAAAGAAATTATTTGACTTTATAAAAAGAGCTAAAAAGAACAAACAATATTTTATTGATAATCAATACATTTCATCAAGTTTTGAATTTATGATTAAGTTAGTTTTAAAAATAATTTAA
- a CDS encoding ribbon-helix-helix domain-containing protein produces the protein MQTKKLSIEEALKSEVINQKTFEKAERSKPGRKRKSEDEKVKYNIALYFNKQDFEFLGKMAEKEDETIQRFCKKIIARFLKSAKTLA, from the coding sequence ATGCAAACAAAAAAATTATCGATTGAAGAAGCTTTAAAAAGTGAAGTTATCAATCAAAAAACATTTGAAAAAGCCGAGCGTTCTAAACCCGGTCGTAAAAGAAAAAGTGAGGACGAAAAAGTTAAATACAATATAGCCCTTTATTTTAACAAACAAGATTTTGAGTTTTTAGGAAAAATGGCTGAAAAAGAAGATGAAACCATACAAAGATTTTGTAAAAAAATCATTGCCAGATTTTTAAAATCAGCTAAAACTTTAGCGTGA
- a CDS encoding type II toxin-antitoxin system PemK/MazF family toxin: protein MRPVLVVNKIYIKDYINLFIGIPLSSRIKNKHGFTYHHFEDNRGKKQVALLSQIRTFDTKRIISYCSKIKEEDLNIIKDKIINKIISPHETG from the coding sequence ATAAGACCTGTTTTGGTTGTGAATAAAATATATATCAAAGATTATATTAATCTATTTATAGGAATTCCATTATCAAGTCGAATAAAAAATAAGCATGGATTTACTTATCATCATTTTGAAGATAATAGGGGCAAAAAACAAGTTGCATTATTGTCTCAAATAAGAACATTTGATACAAAAAGAATTATAAGCTATTGTAGTAAAATTAAAGAAGAAGATTTAAATATTATAAAAGATAAAATAATAAATAAAATAATATCCCCGCACGAGACGGGGTAA
- a CDS encoding Fic family protein — protein MQDNMVQMLNNREYMLDLCVRMAHHSTAIEGNTLTQDETASIILDDYIPRAIKDREFYEVRNYKLLLPHLIEKLQQKALIDAELIKFFHSFIMKDLDERAGKFKTLENAIIGAHFETAKPYLVPTLIKDLCDNLYYRLEHCKDDDEKIKVIFKTHIDFEKIHPFSDGNGRTGRLLMVYSCLEQNITPIVIPKQDKDFYIFCLRQNKIDEEMMNFIKKIQLKEQERQNKFQKSN, from the coding sequence TTGCAAGATAATATGGTTCAAATGCTAAACAATAGAGAATATATGCTTGATTTGTGTGTGCGTATGGCACATCACAGCACAGCAATTGAAGGGAATACTTTAACGCAGGACGAAACAGCCTCTATTATTTTAGATGATTATATTCCTCGTGCGATAAAAGATAGAGAATTTTATGAGGTTAGAAACTATAAGCTTCTGCTTCCACATTTAATAGAAAAACTCCAACAAAAAGCTCTGATTGATGCGGAGCTGATTAAATTTTTTCATTCTTTTATTATGAAAGATTTAGATGAGAGAGCAGGGAAATTTAAAACGCTAGAAAATGCAATCATAGGAGCTCATTTTGAAACAGCAAAGCCTTATTTAGTTCCAACTTTAATCAAAGATTTGTGTGATAATCTCTATTATAGATTAGAACACTGCAAAGATGACGATGAAAAAATCAAGGTGATTTTTAAAACTCATATTGATTTTGAAAAGATTCACCCCTTTAGTGATGGTAATGGTAGAACAGGAAGATTGCTTATGGTCTATTCTTGCCTTGAACAAAACATCACTCCTATTGTCATACCAAAACAAGATAAGGATTTTTATATTTTTTGTCTGAGACAAAACAAAATTGATGAAGAAATGATGAATTTTATTAAAAAAATACAGCTTAAAGAGCAAGAAAGACAAAACAAATTCCAAAAAAGCAATTAA
- a CDS encoding EexN family lipoprotein translates to MKKQTKVKLGLLSVVTAGVFSACSSEPKSVQYYEDSKNTKELEAKIKECDKNAHSAQTDAECSNAYKASYSKSFETPLPSAKEFFKNNK, encoded by the coding sequence ATGAAAAAACAAACTAAAGTTAAACTAGGTTTATTAAGTGTAGTTACTGCTGGTGTTTTTTCTGCTTGTTCTTCAGAACCAAAAAGTGTGCAATATTATGAAGACTCAAAGAATACTAAAGAATTAGAAGCTAAAATCAAAGAATGCGATAAAAATGCACATTCTGCACAAACTGATGCAGAATGCTCAAATGCTTATAAGGCAAGTTATTCTAAGTCATTTGAAACACCGCTACCAAGTGCTAAAGAGTTTTTCAAGAATAATAAATGA
- a CDS encoding FHA domain-containing protein codes for MIEKEEIGIVIENYDECISGSKTFVFNTKGGTIGSGDDCTFRIQDKLEQIKNTHAIVSYEEGSFTIAAFEDSDIYYNKSFSRMPSGYGIIISIGDIFKIGNLEFRFVDAKSIEESIKENKKYLEDIEKRNHFDEIEIKPRGKTSINFDKNEELKEILKNNNYKFIEEEKADDSFLKEIIQKNPNSLEYENILKSLVKNLKDIKTKQQSSKLNKGYSPISIKDFESIINNIPLIKSTRLINILALSLIAKELYTPIFEEMEENMFIKYLEVAIQNNIKEDKILFENLTLKALEKYIKDFE; via the coding sequence ATGATAGAAAAAGAAGAAATAGGAATTGTTATTGAGAATTATGACGAATGTATTAGTGGTTCTAAAACATTTGTATTTAACACAAAGGGTGGAACTATAGGAAGTGGTGATGATTGCACTTTTCGTATTCAAGATAAACTAGAACAAATCAAAAATACCCATGCCATAGTATCTTATGAAGAAGGTTCTTTTACAATTGCAGCTTTTGAAGATTCTGACATTTATTATAACAAGTCCTTTTCTAGAATGCCAAGTGGCTATGGAATAATAATCAGCATAGGCGATATTTTTAAAATCGGTAATTTGGAATTTAGATTTGTGGATGCAAAAAGCATTGAAGAAAGTATCAAAGAAAATAAAAAATACTTAGAAGATATTGAAAAACGCAATCATTTTGATGAAATTGAAATTAAGCCTAGAGGAAAAACAAGTATAAATTTTGACAAAAACGAAGAGTTGAAAGAGATTTTAAAAAATAATAATTATAAGTTTATCGAAGAAGAAAAGGCAGATGACAGCTTTTTAAAAGAAATAATTCAAAAAAATCCAAATTCATTAGAATATGAAAATATTTTAAAAAGTTTGGTAAAAAATTTAAAAGATATTAAAACAAAACAACAAAGCTCTAAATTAAATAAAGGTTATTCTCCTATCAGTATTAAAGATTTTGAAAGTATTATTAATAATATACCCTTAATCAAATCCACAAGATTGATCAATATTTTAGCCCTTAGCTTAATCGCAAAAGAATTATATACTCCTATCTTTGAAGAAATGGAAGAAAATATGTTTATTAAATATCTTGAAGTTGCCATACAAAACAATATTAAAGAAGATAAGATTCTTTTTGAGAATCTTACCCTAAAAGCATTGGAAAAGTATATTAAAGATTTTGAGTGA